From Streptomyces sp. NBC_00683, one genomic window encodes:
- a CDS encoding NUDIX domain-containing protein, whose amino-acid sequence MSGQQRHREPIDVHLILRRDGEAGAEVLLSRRAGDVYASGHWHLVSGHLDGPHKDVVGALIREASEEAGVCIDAAEVRFAVAVHHRGPGGRSRTGMFFEVLTWQGTPGVREPEVCDAMGWFPLEALPNPMVAYCRAGLDTYRSGQMMAVHFQEPTDPIAYDAALDRRRPVPAVGTSGPDTRLREFTEQAVGHIAAWTDVSWSRESSRVWRAHGAEGGAWFVKVHQNDRFHQREVRAYRTWASSLGRAVPRLVAADEGLRAVVLTAVPGRPLVFRRIGALARRIHESAPSRNAPVGSGPAVVKADRHLAAARPHLVSGDEAFVRELVRRVADLPPLEWVETHGDFQLLH is encoded by the coding sequence GTGAGCGGGCAGCAGCGGCACCGGGAACCGATCGACGTCCACCTGATTCTGCGCCGCGACGGGGAAGCCGGCGCGGAGGTCCTATTGTCCCGCCGCGCCGGAGACGTCTACGCCTCCGGCCATTGGCACCTGGTCTCCGGACATCTCGACGGACCGCATAAGGACGTCGTCGGCGCCCTGATCCGCGAGGCGTCGGAAGAGGCCGGCGTGTGCATCGACGCGGCGGAGGTTCGCTTCGCGGTCGCCGTGCACCACCGCGGCCCCGGTGGCCGGTCCAGGACCGGGATGTTCTTCGAGGTGCTCACCTGGCAGGGCACGCCCGGCGTCCGTGAGCCGGAGGTGTGCGACGCGATGGGCTGGTTTCCGCTGGAAGCCCTGCCGAATCCGATGGTCGCGTACTGCCGGGCCGGGCTGGACACCTACCGGTCCGGCCAGATGATGGCCGTGCACTTCCAGGAGCCCACCGACCCGATCGCCTACGACGCTGCCCTCGACCGGCGTCGCCCCGTGCCGGCGGTCGGCACGTCCGGACCGGACACACGGCTGCGGGAGTTCACCGAGCAGGCCGTCGGGCACATCGCCGCCTGGACAGACGTCTCCTGGTCGCGGGAGAGCAGCCGGGTGTGGCGGGCGCACGGCGCCGAGGGAGGTGCGTGGTTCGTCAAGGTCCACCAGAACGATCGCTTCCACCAGAGGGAGGTCCGGGCGTACCGGACCTGGGCCTCGTCGCTGGGCCGTGCCGTACCCCGTCTGGTGGCAGCCGATGAAGGGCTGCGGGCCGTCGTGCTCACTGCGGTGCCCGGACGCCCCCTGGTGTTTCGTCGGATCGGCGCGCTCGCCCGTCGCATTCATGAGAGCGCTCCGTCGCGCAACGCTCCTGTAGGCAGTGGGCCGGCTGTTGTGAAGGCCGATCGGCACCTCGCCGCGGCGCGACCTCATCTCGTGTCCGGTGACGAGGCCTTCGTCCGCGAGCTCGTACGGCGGGTGGCGGACCTGCCACCACTGGAGTGGGTGGAGACCCACGGCGACTTCCAACTCCTTCATTAG
- a CDS encoding SDR family NAD(P)-dependent oxidoreductase, whose amino-acid sequence MNPTYDFTGQVAFVTGASSGMGLATARAFAEAGAAVALADINEDAVNAAVKQLTDDGHQVLALVCDVTDEDQVAAAVDRTVETFGRLDMAYNNAGIMPPPTDAADESAEQFDRVQGINLRGIWASVKHELRHMRTQGSGTIVNCSSLGGLVGNPGRAAYHASKHGVIGLTKSVALEYGSRGVRINAVCPGTISTPMVDAMVEGGELDRHQAEAGQAIDRLGTADEIAQAVLWLCSDGASYVTGIALPVDGGYVAQ is encoded by the coding sequence ATGAACCCCACGTACGACTTCACCGGCCAGGTCGCCTTCGTCACCGGCGCCTCCTCCGGCATGGGCCTGGCCACCGCCCGCGCCTTCGCCGAAGCCGGGGCCGCCGTCGCCCTCGCCGACATCAACGAGGACGCCGTCAACGCCGCCGTCAAGCAGCTCACCGACGACGGGCACCAGGTCCTCGCCCTGGTCTGCGATGTCACCGACGAGGACCAGGTCGCCGCCGCCGTCGACCGCACCGTGGAGACGTTCGGGCGGCTCGACATGGCCTACAACAACGCCGGGATCATGCCCCCGCCCACCGACGCCGCCGACGAGAGCGCCGAGCAGTTCGACCGCGTCCAGGGCATCAACCTCCGGGGCATCTGGGCAAGCGTGAAGCACGAACTGCGCCACATGCGCACCCAGGGCAGCGGCACGATCGTCAACTGCTCCTCCCTCGGCGGCCTCGTCGGCAACCCCGGCCGCGCCGCCTACCACGCGTCCAAACACGGCGTCATCGGCCTCACCAAGAGCGTCGCCCTCGAATACGGCTCCCGCGGCGTCCGGATCAACGCCGTCTGCCCCGGCACCATCAGTACCCCCATGGTCGACGCCATGGTCGAAGGCGGGGAACTCGACCGCCACCAGGCCGAAGCAGGCCAGGCCATCGACCGGCTCGGCACCGCCGACGAGATCGCCCAGGCCGTCCTCTGGCTCTGCAGCGACGGCGCCAGCTACGTCACCGGCATCGCCCTGCCCGTCGACGGCGGCTACGTCGCCCAATAG